The Halopseudomonas sabulinigri genome window below encodes:
- the pap gene encoding polyphosphate:AMP phosphotransferase, protein MSKEKSVKKQREALCEDLLEAQFELQKSNLGPVLLLVSGNDLAGKAELIYTFYDWLDNRYLNTRAFTLPQGVERKMPRLWRYWRSLPPAGTLGFYLGSWYHQPLIRLSRGQLSEKHFTVEMAQITRFENQLVAEGVGLLKLWLHLDDDHTQNYPPHEQQQQYDSLAMREWGEFSTTEYSAVRQAADRMSELTSSAIAPWIRVPSSDPDQRDLQVGRLLLQAMEHQLQGKGLRPDQRDWQPSKHDRLAELDYDCALKKDVYKRELAHYQQQLRDLIRHPAFAKGSLLLVFEGADAAGKGGTIRRITRCLDPRILRVHGTRAPTDEERSQPYLLRFWRRIPAPGRVVVFDRSYYGRVLVERVEGFCSELRWQQAYAEINDFEAQLHKAGTQVIKFWLAITPEEQLSRFEAREKTPTKRYKLTDEDWRNREKWPDYVNAMNDMVENTATAHAPWHVIPATDKRYARIQALRIVCETLQKRLKQS, encoded by the coding sequence ATGAGCAAAGAAAAAAGTGTGAAAAAACAGCGTGAAGCGCTCTGCGAAGACCTGCTGGAGGCCCAGTTCGAACTGCAAAAATCTAATCTGGGCCCCGTGCTGCTACTGGTCAGCGGCAACGACCTGGCCGGCAAGGCCGAACTTATCTACACCTTTTACGACTGGCTGGACAATCGCTACCTGAACACCCGCGCCTTTACCCTGCCGCAGGGCGTAGAACGCAAAATGCCGCGGCTATGGCGCTACTGGCGCAGCCTGCCGCCCGCCGGCACGCTGGGATTCTATCTGGGCTCCTGGTATCACCAACCGCTTATCCGGTTAAGCCGTGGGCAGCTTTCGGAAAAACACTTCACCGTCGAAATGGCGCAGATCACCCGCTTTGAGAACCAGCTGGTAGCCGAAGGCGTCGGTTTGCTCAAGCTTTGGCTGCACCTGGATGACGACCACACGCAGAACTATCCACCCCACGAGCAACAACAGCAGTACGACAGCCTGGCCATGCGTGAGTGGGGCGAATTCAGCACCACCGAGTACTCCGCCGTCCGCCAGGCCGCCGATCGCATGAGCGAGCTGACCTCAAGCGCGATCGCGCCCTGGATTCGGGTACCCAGCAGCGATCCAGACCAACGCGATCTGCAGGTCGGCCGCTTACTGCTGCAGGCCATGGAACACCAGCTGCAAGGCAAGGGCTTGCGTCCTGACCAGCGCGATTGGCAGCCCAGCAAGCATGACCGCCTGGCCGAGCTAGACTACGACTGCGCGCTGAAAAAAGATGTCTACAAACGCGAGCTGGCGCACTACCAACAGCAGTTGCGCGACCTGATCCGCCACCCCGCCTTTGCTAAAGGTAGCCTGCTGCTGGTATTCGAAGGGGCGGACGCCGCCGGCAAGGGGGGCACCATCCGCCGTATCACACGTTGTCTCGATCCACGTATTTTGCGTGTGCACGGCACCCGCGCACCCACTGACGAAGAGCGCAGCCAACCCTATTTACTGCGCTTCTGGCGGCGCATCCCTGCGCCAGGCAGGGTGGTGGTATTTGATCGCAGCTATTACGGCCGCGTGCTGGTAGAGCGGGTCGAAGGATTTTGTTCCGAGCTCCGCTGGCAGCAAGCCTATGCCGAGATCAATGACTTTGAGGCGCAGCTGCACAAGGCTGGCACTCAGGTGATCAAGTTCTGGCTGGCCATCACACCGGAAGAACAGTTGTCGCGCTTTGAGGCGCGCGAGAAAACCCCGACCAAGCGCTACAAGCTCACCGATGAGGATTGGCGTAACCGCGAAAAGTGGCCGGATTACGTGAATGCCATGAACGATATGGTCGAAAACACCGCCACCGCCCATGCTCCTTGGCACGTTATTCCAGCAACCGACAAACGCTACGCGCGCATTCAGGCTCTGCGCATTGTCTGCGAGACCCTGCAAAAACGATTGAAACAAAGTTGA
- the mscL gene encoding large-conductance mechanosensitive channel protein MscL codes for MSMLQEFKTFALRGNVVDMAVGIIIGAAFGKVVSSFVTNVVMPPLGLMIGGVDFADLAIVLKEAQGELPAVTLGYGLFIQSVVDFVIIAAAIFVAVRVMNSLKRKEEAAPAAPPAPSKEEVLLSEIRDLLKQQNG; via the coding sequence ATGAGTATGTTGCAAGAATTCAAGACCTTCGCCCTGCGCGGCAACGTGGTCGATATGGCGGTGGGTATCATTATCGGTGCCGCTTTTGGCAAGGTAGTGTCTTCGTTCGTCACCAACGTGGTCATGCCCCCCTTGGGACTCATGATCGGCGGCGTCGACTTCGCCGACCTGGCTATAGTGTTGAAGGAAGCCCAGGGCGAACTACCGGCGGTGACGCTGGGCTACGGCCTGTTTATCCAAAGCGTTGTCGACTTTGTGATCATTGCCGCCGCGATTTTCGTTGCCGTACGTGTCATGAACAGCCTGAAGCGCAAGGAAGAGGCTGCTCCGGCCGCGCCACCCGCCCCCAGTAAGGAAGAAGTCCTGCTGAGTGAAATCCGCGACCTGCTGAAACAGCAAAACGGCTAG
- a CDS encoding methyltransferase has translation MHAFNSPYGDLTLTRYPPTRNPTLQAFDAADQYLLNQLNASNNEGPLLIINDQFGALACALSAQNPSSWGDSWLSKQALSENLDTNHLPADAVDFVPGSATPTGRYQRVLLRVPKSLTLLEDQLQRLRPQLLPGAVVMAGAMIKHLPPRAGDLLATYIGPYQASLGWKKARLLSATLDPHLNPPQAELHSGYALEGTSLTLRNLPGVFSRERLDIGTRLLLPLIPVLAEQAKHIADLGCGNGALGLMAALHNPSAELLFCDESYAAVASAEHNFHSAFAGRDAGFRVDDGLLGVTAQSLDLVLCNPPFHQQQVVGDDIALRLFSQSRRALAAGGKLVVVGNRHLGYHIKLRQYFNEVTQLAASSKFVVLQAS, from the coding sequence ATGCACGCTTTCAACTCCCCCTACGGCGACCTGACACTCACCCGTTATCCGCCGACCCGCAATCCGACTCTGCAGGCGTTCGATGCCGCGGATCAGTATCTGCTTAATCAACTGAATGCCAGCAATAACGAAGGTCCGTTACTGATCATCAACGATCAATTCGGTGCACTGGCCTGCGCGCTGAGCGCACAGAATCCCAGTAGCTGGGGCGACTCCTGGCTGAGCAAGCAAGCGTTGAGCGAGAATCTCGACACCAACCACCTGCCAGCCGACGCAGTCGACTTTGTGCCCGGCAGCGCTACACCCACGGGCCGCTACCAGCGGGTGCTGCTGCGCGTACCCAAAAGTTTGACCCTGCTGGAAGACCAACTGCAGCGCTTGCGGCCGCAGCTCTTGCCCGGCGCAGTGGTGATGGCCGGCGCCATGATCAAGCATCTGCCACCGCGTGCTGGCGACCTCTTGGCCACTTATATCGGCCCCTACCAGGCATCGCTGGGCTGGAAGAAGGCGCGTCTGCTGAGCGCGACCCTCGACCCTCATCTGAACCCACCGCAGGCGGAGCTGCACAGCGGCTATGCCCTGGAAGGCACGTCGCTGACGCTGCGTAACTTGCCCGGTGTGTTTTCCCGTGAGCGGCTGGATATTGGCACTCGTCTACTGCTGCCGTTGATTCCCGTCCTGGCTGAACAGGCCAAGCACATAGCCGACCTGGGCTGTGGCAACGGCGCACTGGGCCTGATGGCGGCACTGCACAACCCCTCAGCCGAGCTGTTGTTCTGCGACGAATCTTACGCGGCAGTGGCGAGTGCCGAGCACAACTTTCACAGCGCCTTTGCCGGTCGCGACGCGGGGTTCCGGGTCGATGATGGCTTGCTGGGGGTAACGGCGCAAAGCCTGGATCTGGTGCTGTGCAATCCGCCGTTTCATCAGCAGCAGGTGGTGGGCGACGACATCGCCCTGCGCCTGTTCAGCCAAAGCCGCCGCGCGCTGGCGGCCGGCGGCAAGCTGGTGGTGGTGGGCAACCGCCACTTGGGTTACCACATCAAACTGCGTCAGTATTTCAATGAAGTCACTCAGCTGGCAGCGTCCAGCAAGTTTGTGGTGCTGCAGGCCAGCTGA
- a CDS encoding TIGR00645 family protein: MERLLENMMYSARWILAPIYFGLSFALLALAVKFFQELAHLAPHLLEIAEADLILVVLSLVDMALVGGLLVMVMISGYENFVSQLDIEDGREKLSWLGKMDSGSLKMKVAASIVAISSIHLLKVFMNAQNIPNDKLMWYVIIHMTFVVSAFGMGVLDKLAKNGKGDAGLPD; encoded by the coding sequence ATGGAGCGTTTACTGGAAAACATGATGTATTCGGCGCGCTGGATTCTGGCCCCGATCTATTTTGGTCTGTCATTCGCGTTGCTGGCGCTGGCGGTCAAGTTCTTTCAAGAGCTGGCCCACCTGGCGCCGCACCTGCTGGAGATTGCCGAGGCAGACCTGATTCTGGTCGTGCTGTCGCTGGTCGACATGGCTTTGGTAGGTGGCTTGCTGGTGATGGTGATGATTTCCGGCTACGAGAATTTCGTTTCCCAGCTCGACATCGAGGACGGCCGCGAGAAGCTCAGCTGGCTGGGCAAAATGGACTCGGGCTCGCTGAAAATGAAAGTCGCCGCTTCTATTGTGGCGATTTCGTCCATTCACCTACTCAAGGTGTTCATGAACGCGCAGAACATCCCCAACGACAAACTCATGTGGTATGTGATCATTCACATGACCTTTGTCGTATCGGCCTTCGGCATGGGCGTGCTCGACAAATTGGCCAAGAACGGCAAGGGTGATGCCGGTCTGCCTGACTGA
- a CDS encoding Lon protease family protein, whose translation MTTDSAALEQNLRLKPEQLTVPIDLANMGFTTTDDLEPFRGILGQERAVEALQFGVAMHRPGYNVFVMGDPGTGRFSYVLRYLRAEAKRQITPQDCVYVNNFDEPREPWVISLAPGTAGELISTLEQFIDNLLATFPAVFEHPAYQQKKSAIDRAFNQRYDRAIDSVERRALEKSIAIYRDAQNIAFTPMKEGKALDEAEFSQLPEEERDRFHADISALEEVLNEALSSLPQWKRESSNQLRELNEETITEALQPLLEPLLEAYCGNQAVCEYLQAMRQNLLKTVIDQLVEERVLEAKPDAYKKQMLVEQYSPSLIVGHHGSGGAPVVHEPHPSYDNLFGRVEYSPEQGGLVTSYRHIRPGALHRANGGYLVLEAEKLLSEPFVWDALKRALHSRLLKMESPWADMGRLATVTLTPQVIPLNLKVVIIGSRQVYYALQDLDPDFQEMFRVLVDFDEDLPRTTDSIEGMAQLLKTRTSEEGLAPLTAAAVARVLTYSARLAEHQTRLSARISDIFQLVAEADFVRQLASDPLTDTAHIERALRAKETRTGRVSARIREDMVSGVILIDTQGAAVGKCNGLTVLEVGDSVFGVPARISATVYPGGSGIVDIEREVNLGQPIHSKGVMILTGYLGSRYAQNYPLEISASIALEQSYGYVDGDSASLGEVCTLISALSRTPLQQCYAITGSINQFGEVQAVGGVNEKIEGFFRLCEARGLTGKQGAIIPRSNVPNLMLDEAVLAAVQAGQFAVYAVAHVDEALALLAGEPAGEMAADGEFTAGSINARVVSRLAEIAERDREEEAEEPEGDPPAAGERG comes from the coding sequence ATGACCACTGATTCCGCTGCGCTAGAACAGAACCTCCGTCTCAAGCCCGAACAACTGACCGTCCCTATCGACCTCGCCAATATGGGGTTCACCACCACCGATGACTTGGAGCCGTTCCGTGGCATCCTCGGTCAGGAGCGCGCGGTTGAGGCGCTGCAGTTCGGGGTGGCTATGCATCGCCCCGGCTATAACGTGTTTGTCATGGGTGACCCCGGCACGGGCCGTTTCTCTTACGTGCTGCGCTATCTGCGAGCGGAAGCCAAACGGCAGATCACCCCGCAGGACTGTGTTTACGTCAATAACTTTGATGAACCGCGTGAGCCCTGGGTGATCAGCCTGGCGCCCGGCACCGCTGGCGAGTTGATCAGCACCCTTGAGCAGTTTATCGACAATCTGCTGGCAACCTTCCCGGCCGTGTTCGAGCACCCGGCCTATCAGCAGAAGAAGAGCGCTATCGACCGTGCTTTCAACCAGCGTTACGACCGCGCCATCGATTCGGTAGAGCGGCGCGCGCTGGAAAAGAGTATTGCCATCTACCGCGATGCGCAGAACATTGCCTTTACGCCGATGAAAGAAGGCAAGGCACTGGATGAGGCGGAGTTTTCGCAGTTGCCCGAGGAGGAACGCGACCGGTTTCATGCCGATATTTCGGCGCTGGAAGAGGTGCTGAACGAAGCGCTGTCTAGCCTGCCGCAATGGAAGCGCGAGTCGAGCAACCAGCTGCGCGAATTGAACGAAGAAACCATTACCGAGGCCCTGCAACCCTTGCTGGAGCCGCTGCTGGAGGCCTATTGCGGTAATCAGGCTGTGTGCGAATACCTGCAGGCCATGCGCCAGAATCTGCTGAAAACCGTCATCGACCAACTGGTCGAAGAGCGGGTGCTGGAGGCCAAGCCAGACGCCTACAAGAAGCAGATGCTGGTTGAGCAATACAGTCCCAGTTTGATCGTTGGTCATCACGGCAGCGGCGGCGCGCCGGTGGTGCACGAGCCACACCCGTCCTACGACAACCTTTTCGGCCGGGTTGAGTACAGCCCGGAGCAGGGCGGTCTGGTCACCAGTTATCGGCACATTCGTCCTGGCGCTTTGCACCGGGCCAATGGCGGCTATTTGGTGCTGGAGGCCGAAAAGTTGTTGAGTGAGCCCTTTGTCTGGGATGCGCTCAAGCGCGCCCTGCATTCACGTCTGCTGAAAATGGAATCGCCTTGGGCCGACATGGGGCGATTGGCCACGGTTACCCTCACGCCGCAGGTTATCCCGCTGAACCTCAAGGTGGTGATCATAGGTTCACGGCAGGTGTACTACGCCTTGCAGGACCTGGATCCGGACTTTCAGGAAATGTTCCGCGTGCTGGTGGATTTTGACGAGGATCTACCGCGCACCACCGACAGCATTGAAGGTATGGCGCAGTTGCTGAAAACGCGTACGTCGGAGGAGGGGCTGGCACCACTGACTGCCGCCGCCGTTGCGCGTGTGCTGACCTACAGCGCTCGGCTGGCAGAGCATCAGACGCGCCTCTCGGCGCGCATCAGCGACATCTTTCAGCTGGTCGCCGAGGCCGACTTCGTTCGGCAGCTCGCCAGCGACCCCTTGACCGACACCGCGCACATCGAGCGCGCCCTGCGTGCCAAGGAGACGCGCACAGGTCGTGTGAGCGCGCGTATTCGTGAGGATATGGTCTCGGGGGTGATTCTGATCGATACCCAGGGCGCGGCGGTGGGCAAGTGCAATGGCCTCACCGTGCTGGAGGTGGGCGATTCGGTGTTCGGCGTTCCCGCGCGTATCAGTGCGACCGTGTACCCGGGTGGCAGCGGCATTGTCGACATCGAGCGCGAGGTGAACCTGGGGCAGCCGATCCACTCCAAGGGCGTGATGATTCTTACCGGTTACCTGGGTAGCCGCTACGCGCAGAACTACCCGCTGGAGATTTCTGCCAGCATCGCGCTGGAGCAGTCCTACGGGTACGTGGATGGCGATAGCGCCTCGCTGGGCGAGGTCTGCACGTTGATCTCCGCGCTCTCGCGTACTCCCTTGCAGCAGTGCTACGCGATTACCGGTTCGATTAACCAGTTTGGTGAAGTACAGGCCGTGGGTGGCGTGAACGAGAAGATAGAAGGCTTCTTCCGGCTGTGCGAGGCGCGTGGCTTGACCGGTAAGCAGGGCGCGATCATTCCCCGCTCCAATGTGCCCAACCTGATGCTCGACGAAGCGGTGTTGGCAGCGGTGCAGGCCGGACAGTTTGCCGTTTACGCGGTGGCGCATGTCGACGAAGCGTTGGCGCTGTTGGCTGGCGAGCCGGCGGGCGAGATGGCTGCAGACGGCGAATTTACCGCAGGTAGCATCAATGCACGGGTGGTATCGCGCTTGGCCGAGATTGCCGAGCGCGACCGGGAAGAAGAAGCCGAGGAGCCAGAGGGCGACCCACCCGCGGCGGGTGAGCGCGGCTGA
- a CDS encoding uroporphyrinogen-III synthase: MSTEDLPLSGRRIALPESRELDLFADMLIKRGADVLRCPLVSIHDAPDPEPVRQWMQALIAQPFDQLILLTGEGLRRMVSLAEREGGSLRDDFVAALAPISKLTRGPKPGAALRKLGLKADRVAVAPTTEGVIDTLKGENLEGQRIGVQLYGSDPNVRLIEFLQGAGAEVSTVSPYIYADDVEDTQVVQLIDALLAAEVDAIAFTSATQVRRLFQIARRREEGEPQLLSALSRLTVAAVGPVVGDELVAYGVQVNLMPESSFFMKPLVRELVRELGNPASASTLED, from the coding sequence ATGAGTACTGAAGACCTGCCATTGTCTGGCCGCCGCATCGCGCTGCCGGAAAGCCGTGAACTTGACCTCTTTGCCGACATGCTGATCAAGCGTGGGGCCGATGTCTTGCGCTGCCCGCTGGTATCCATTCACGACGCGCCCGATCCCGAACCGGTCCGCCAGTGGATGCAGGCGTTGATTGCGCAGCCCTTCGATCAATTGATTTTACTGACCGGTGAAGGGCTGCGCCGTATGGTCTCGCTCGCCGAGCGCGAGGGCGGCAGTCTGCGCGACGACTTTGTGGCTGCGCTGGCGCCGATCAGCAAGCTTACACGTGGCCCAAAACCCGGCGCCGCGCTGCGCAAGCTGGGCCTGAAAGCCGACCGCGTGGCGGTCGCGCCGACCACGGAGGGCGTTATTGACACGCTCAAGGGCGAGAACCTGGAAGGCCAACGGATAGGGGTTCAGCTGTATGGCAGCGACCCAAATGTGCGCCTGATCGAGTTTCTGCAGGGCGCGGGCGCCGAGGTCAGTACGGTGTCTCCCTATATTTATGCGGATGATGTGGAAGATACCCAGGTAGTGCAGCTGATCGACGCACTCCTGGCCGCCGAGGTCGATGCCATTGCGTTCACCAGCGCCACCCAGGTACGCCGTCTGTTTCAAATTGCGCGCCGGCGCGAGGAGGGCGAGCCGCAGTTATTGTCCGCTCTGTCACGCCTCACGGTGGCCGCCGTCGGGCCGGTCGTAGGGGATGAGCTGGTAGCCTATGGCGTGCAGGTAAATCTGATGCCTGAAAGCAGCTTTTTCATGAAGCCGCTGGTACGTGAATTGGTACGAGAGCTGGGCAACCCTGCCAGTGCCAGCACACTCGAAGACTGA
- a CDS encoding DUF3336 domain-containing protein: protein MGLKLFQRARSKSLLQAMENAETYDEWAELAAEYDHEHGLDDWKQDDACESYDYRSLRQRLDVLRDLRFRGDFHQLLFALNEGVHGNLGGMGKPSLYNKARLGTKTLITRYIDELCGALKDLNEVSDDIIPLQEKQDFFLRASHCNGRSALMLSGGAVLGFFHAGVLKALFEQGLLPEIISGSSAGSILAATACTHHDDELRHRLSLDNLHHDVEETTAIRPTLSLLGNNRPAMDADNLRDYLAKIIPDMTFQEAFELTGRKLNITVTGLSTQQAPRLLNAITSPNVLIRSAVMASCAIYGVYPPVTLMCRNAAGETVPYLPGMKWIDGSFADDLPAKRLARLYGVNHFISSMTNPAALAITPDPDVPRTRLRSLVNFQAHFIKMGAAEAMRFSRDNIRIKSPVISLMQHLTYGVLAQDYTADINIFLRNRWDHPLRLLAPPTREAMHRLIHEGERSTWEKVEMVRNCTAVSRTLDHILHSRGWEK from the coding sequence ATGGGCTTGAAACTGTTTCAGCGTGCGCGCAGCAAGTCGTTGCTGCAGGCAATGGAAAATGCAGAAACCTATGACGAGTGGGCCGAGCTGGCTGCGGAGTATGACCACGAGCACGGTCTGGACGACTGGAAGCAGGATGACGCCTGTGAAAGCTATGATTACCGCTCGCTACGTCAGCGCCTTGATGTGTTGCGCGATCTGCGTTTTCGGGGCGACTTTCACCAACTACTGTTCGCGCTGAACGAGGGGGTGCACGGCAACCTCGGCGGCATGGGTAAGCCGTCGTTGTACAACAAGGCGCGGCTGGGTACCAAAACCCTGATTACCCGCTACATAGACGAGCTCTGCGGCGCTCTGAAGGATTTGAACGAGGTATCTGACGACATTATCCCGCTGCAGGAGAAGCAGGACTTCTTCCTGCGGGCCAGTCATTGCAACGGTCGTTCTGCGTTGATGCTCAGCGGTGGCGCGGTGCTGGGCTTCTTTCATGCCGGCGTGTTGAAGGCCCTGTTCGAGCAGGGGCTGCTGCCGGAGATTATCTCAGGCTCCAGCGCCGGCTCGATACTGGCGGCAACCGCCTGTACTCACCACGATGATGAGCTGCGCCACCGCCTGAGCCTGGATAACCTGCACCACGATGTGGAGGAGACCACCGCGATCCGACCGACGCTCTCGTTGCTGGGCAATAACCGGCCTGCCATGGATGCGGATAACCTGCGTGACTACCTGGCGAAAATCATCCCCGACATGACCTTTCAGGAAGCCTTTGAGCTGACGGGTCGCAAGCTGAATATCACGGTAACGGGGCTGTCGACGCAGCAGGCGCCGCGCCTGCTGAATGCCATTACCTCGCCCAACGTGCTGATTCGGTCGGCGGTGATGGCCTCCTGCGCGATATATGGCGTTTACCCGCCGGTCACTTTGATGTGCCGCAACGCTGCCGGTGAAACCGTGCCGTATCTGCCAGGTATGAAATGGATTGACGGCTCTTTTGCCGACGACCTGCCGGCCAAGCGCCTGGCGCGCCTGTATGGCGTCAACCACTTCATTTCCAGCATGACCAACCCGGCTGCGCTGGCGATTACCCCGGATCCGGATGTGCCGCGCACGCGGCTGCGTTCGCTGGTGAATTTTCAGGCCCACTTCATCAAGATGGGGGCGGCCGAAGCCATGCGCTTCAGCCGCGACAACATCCGTATCAAGTCACCGGTGATCAGCTTGATGCAGCACCTGACCTACGGCGTACTGGCGCAGGACTACACGGCCGACATCAATATTTTTCTGCGTAACCGCTGGGATCATCCGCTGCGATTGTTGGCCCCGCCCACCCGTGAGGCCATGCACCGTCTGATTCACGAGGGCGAGCGCTCGACCTGGGAAAAGGTGGAAATGGTGCGTAATTGCACCGCGGTCAGCCGTACGCTTGATCACATCCTGCATAGCCGTGGCTGGGAGAAATAG
- a CDS encoding wax ester/triacylglycerol synthase family O-acyltransferase: MKQLTPMDSHFFYFEAPNQPMMIGSLWLCDQSSAPGGLVRHKEILQYISDRLNTTSFFRRRLEQAPFQLDDPYWLDDENFDLEYHVRHVGLPQPGDWRQLCIFTARTMSRSVDMERAPWEIYIIEGVNNVEGLPPNSFAVLIRFHHAYVDGKASLELTTAMMEETAEHEYGRRDRVEVAERAPTRLEMWARTTPRMMGQTLRSMKAGWTVGRKGIELARRLRDEAKPEQTRVPKSIFNTQISPHRSYGAFTWQISELKRMRQLCPGSTLNDVVIAIIGGGMRRYLSHHNVLPSTGSLVSMCPVSIRPSEANKDCGNLISAMFIGIGTDVPNAVDRLHAVQRRTAKGVPLAKEVLCDLSNAFGDMIPPYMRALGAWTQNRIRSVGRFPMINTVITNVPGIPGMQPRYFAGAKIVNVFPLVPISDGMGISHGMTGIYDELNLGVVADRKIVGDMDTYIACMEASTQEYQALMKELEATQKAEQALTAVAPDTANQSAESKPGEAVSVPEGKAVPSARKRKAEKIAAAEPDPRASDVQPARSASSAR; this comes from the coding sequence ATGAAACAGCTCACCCCGATGGACTCTCACTTCTTCTACTTTGAGGCGCCCAATCAGCCGATGATGATTGGCAGTCTCTGGCTTTGTGATCAAAGCAGTGCGCCGGGTGGGTTAGTGCGACATAAGGAAATTCTGCAGTACATCTCGGATCGTTTGAATACCACGTCTTTCTTTCGCCGTCGGCTGGAGCAAGCTCCCTTTCAACTGGACGATCCTTACTGGTTGGATGACGAAAACTTTGACCTCGAATATCACGTGCGCCACGTTGGTTTGCCGCAGCCGGGCGATTGGCGGCAGCTGTGCATTTTCACTGCGCGCACTATGTCGCGCAGCGTGGATATGGAGCGTGCGCCATGGGAGATCTACATCATCGAAGGCGTCAACAATGTTGAAGGCTTGCCGCCCAACAGCTTCGCGGTACTGATCCGCTTCCATCACGCCTATGTTGACGGCAAAGCCAGTCTGGAGCTGACCACAGCGATGATGGAGGAGACCGCGGAACACGAGTACGGTCGCCGTGACCGGGTGGAGGTAGCCGAGCGTGCACCCACCCGATTGGAGATGTGGGCCCGCACCACCCCGCGCATGATGGGGCAGACACTGCGTAGCATGAAGGCCGGCTGGACAGTCGGCCGCAAGGGCATTGAATTGGCCCGCCGTTTGCGCGACGAGGCCAAGCCGGAACAGACACGCGTACCCAAAAGCATCTTCAATACCCAAATTTCCCCACACCGCTCTTATGGTGCCTTTACCTGGCAAATATCCGAGCTCAAGCGCATGCGCCAGCTTTGCCCGGGCTCGACGCTGAATGATGTGGTGATTGCGATTATTGGTGGCGGTATGCGGCGGTATCTGTCGCACCACAACGTGTTGCCCAGCACAGGTTCGCTGGTGTCCATGTGTCCTGTCTCCATTCGCCCAAGCGAGGCCAACAAGGATTGTGGCAACCTGATTTCCGCCATGTTTATCGGCATCGGTACCGACGTACCCAATGCGGTAGATCGCCTGCACGCGGTGCAACGCAGAACGGCCAAGGGCGTACCGCTGGCCAAGGAAGTGCTGTGCGACCTGAGCAACGCCTTCGGCGACATGATCCCGCCCTATATGCGCGCGCTGGGCGCCTGGACGCAGAATCGCATACGCTCGGTTGGCCGCTTTCCGATGATCAATACCGTGATCACCAATGTGCCGGGCATTCCGGGTATGCAGCCGCGTTATTTCGCCGGTGCCAAGATCGTCAACGTTTTCCCGCTGGTACCGATTTCCGATGGCATGGGTATCAGCCACGGTATGACCGGCATCTACGATGAGCTGAATCTGGGTGTAGTGGCCGATCGCAAGATTGTTGGCGACATGGACACCTATATCGCCTGCATGGAAGCCTCCACCCAAGAGTATCAGGCACTGATGAAAGAGCTTGAAGCGACTCAGAAGGCAGAGCAGGCCTTGACCGCTGTGGCGCCTGATACGGCTAACCAGAGCGCCGAAAGCAAGCCTGGGGAGGCTGTTTCGGTGCCGGAAGGTAAGGCGGTACCAAGTGCGCGCAAGCGCAAGGCGGAAAAGATTGCCGCCGCCGAGCCAGATCCCAGAGCGTCCGATGTGCAGCCGGCTAGATCGGCCAGCAGCGCGCGCTAG
- a CDS encoding class II glutamine amidotransferase has product MCELLGMSANVPTDICFSFAGLMRRGGGIGPHRDGWGVAFYEGKGVRCFHDPNPCHDSAIAKLVESYPIKSQNVICHIRQANVGGVSLANTHPFTRELWGQYWAFAHNGQLANFDSTKGPFRPVGDTDSEAVFCHLLNTLSQHYEQPPDTSDLIQTLSQACQPLLKHGVCNIMLSNSDWLFTLCTSKLHWITRRAPFGAAHLSDVEVSIDFTEHTTSADIVTVIATEPLTNNEQWNACQRGEWRLWQAGETLLQGNLLTPAI; this is encoded by the coding sequence ATGTGTGAACTACTGGGTATGAGCGCCAACGTACCGACCGACATCTGTTTCAGCTTTGCCGGGTTGATGCGCCGCGGTGGTGGCATTGGCCCTCACCGCGATGGCTGGGGTGTTGCCTTCTATGAAGGCAAGGGCGTGCGCTGCTTTCACGACCCCAACCCATGCCATGACTCAGCCATTGCCAAGCTGGTCGAGTCCTACCCCATCAAGTCACAGAACGTCATCTGCCATATCCGCCAGGCCAACGTCGGCGGCGTCAGCCTAGCCAACACGCATCCTTTTACCCGTGAGCTCTGGGGCCAGTACTGGGCCTTTGCTCACAACGGACAGTTGGCCAACTTTGACTCGACCAAGGGCCCATTCCGGCCCGTTGGCGACACCGACAGCGAAGCGGTCTTCTGCCACCTGCTCAATACCCTGAGCCAACACTATGAGCAGCCACCAGACACCTCCGATCTGATTCAAACGCTAAGCCAGGCCTGCCAGCCCCTGCTGAAGCACGGGGTGTGCAACATCATGCTCAGCAACAGCGACTGGCTTTTCACCCTCTGCACCAGCAAGCTCCACTGGATCACCCGCAGAGCGCCGTTCGGCGCAGCACACCTTAGCGACGTAGAGGTCAGCATCGACTTTACCGAGCACACCACCAGCGCCGACATAGTCACCGTTATCGCCACGGAACCACTGACCAATAACGAGCAATGGAACGCCTGCCAGCGCGGCGAATGGCGCTTATGGCAGGCGGGTGAGACGCTGCTTCAGGGTAACTTGCTGACGCCGGCGATTTAG